A single region of the Xiphias gladius isolate SHS-SW01 ecotype Sanya breed wild chromosome 17, ASM1685928v1, whole genome shotgun sequence genome encodes:
- the LOC120802153 gene encoding myotonin-protein kinase isoform X4: MSTGPGLVAPDLAEGPQTTGPVGLQTLLDLLVGVYQEFYSSPFAREKYVSGFLQWAEPLVRQVKKTRIKREDFLILKVIGRGTFSEVAVARMRSTQQVYAMKIMNKWDMLRRGETACYQEEREVLLKGDRRWITELHYAFQDDNYLYLVMDYYVGGDLLTLLSKFGDRIPEDMAQFYLAEMVMAIDSVHRLGYVHRDIKPDNILLTADGHIRLGDFGSCLRLLEDGMVHSSLAVGTPDYLSPEILRAVEGGGGYGLECDWWALGICAYEMLLGTTPFYAESISETYAKIIHFQEYFEFPPSGPEISDNARSFITGLICEREIRLGRKGSSDFRGHQFFCGLDWGSLHKLSAPFLPEVSNPTDTSNFDILDDCLSEMETLSDVMDRAPIGVHLAFVGYSYTATSQTGAMDRSQDIMMQIDPTRLRECESLYVPEKLSQLLHLTDTLPDDLPALLELPLALEQGRAASTHTTTEEEEDTDEISGLDEDLQRRLQVAERRYCELEKEMERLKGEMQDWRTPKKTGKGSTSLTELSIYPAFLALPAYCADAPGDRRRAPPACRYPLVIPLHRHLLLFHRVRLPQVTSESYLLVCAEGGEVQAWKRHCYTELS, translated from the exons ATGTCAACCGGCCCTGGCCTTGTTGCACCTGACCTGGCCGAGGGCCCCCAGACCACAGGACCTGTTGGGCTCCAGACCCTGTTGGACCTACTGGTGGGTGTCTATCAGGAGTTTTACTCCTCACCCTTTGCAAGGGAGAAGTATGTCTCTGGTTTCCTGCAATGGG CTGAGCCCTTGGTGAGGCAGGTGAAGAAGACTCGCATCAAAAGAGAAGACTTTCTCATCCTTAAGGTGATTGGCCGAGGCACATTCAGTGAG GTAGCTGTGGCGAGAATGCGAAGCACACAACAAGTGTACGCTATGAAGATTATGAATAAGTGGGACATGCTGAGGCGAGGAGag ACAGCATGTTaccaggaggagagggaggttTTACTGAAGGGGGACAGACGCTGGATCACAGAATTGCACTATGCCTTTCAGGATGACAACTATCTG TACCTGGTGATGGATTACTATGTTGGGGGGGACCTGTTGACACTGCTCAGTAAATTTGGAGACCGGATCCCTGAGGACATGGCTCAGTTCTACCTGGCTGAGATGGTCATGGCCATTGACTCTGTCCACAGACTGGGTTATGTTCACAG AGATATCAAACCTGACAACATCCTGCTGACAGCTGATGGACACATCAGACTAGGGGACTTTGGTTCCTGTCTGAGGCTCCTAGAGGATGGGATG GTTCACTCGTCCCTAGCAGTCGGGACCCCTGACTATTTGTCTCCAGAGATTTTAAGAGCAGTAGAAGGAGGCGGAGGTTATGGTCTTGAATGTGACTGGTGGGCTTTGGGTATCTGTGCCTATGAAATGCTGCTGGGAACCACGCCTTTCTACGCAGAGTCCATCTCTGAAACATATGCTAAGATCATCCACTTTCAg GAGTATTTCGAGTTCCCTCCATCTGGTCCTGAGATTTCAGACAATGCTCGATCCTTCATCACTGGACTCATCTGTGAGAGGGAAATCCGTCTGGGGAGGAAAGGCTCCAGTGACTTCAGAGGCCACCAGTTCTTCTGTGGACTAGACTGGGGTTCCCTGCATAAACTCTCTGCCCCCTTCCTACCCGAAGTATCCAATCCAACTGACACCTCCAACTTTGACATTCTGGATGACTGTCTTAGTGAAATG GAAACGCTGTCTGATGTAATGGACAGAGCACCAATAGGTGTACACTTGGCTTTTGTTGGATATTCTTACACCGCTACCAG TCAGACAGGTGCCATGGACCGCAGTCAAGACATCATGATGCAGATTGACCCCACGAGGCTCAGGGAGTGTGAGAGTCTGTACGTGCCAGAAAAACTG AGCCAGCTGTTGCATCTCACAGATACTCTACCAGATGACCTCCCTGCGTTGCTGGAGCTCCCACTCGCTCTGGAACAAGGTCGTGCTGCATCCACCCACACCACcaccgaggaggaggaggacactgACGAAATATCAGGACTTGATGAAGACTTGCAGCG CAGGTTACAAGTAGCAGAGAGGAGATATTGTGAActggagaaagaaatggagagattGAAGGGGGAGATGCAGGACTGGAGAACCCCCAAGAAAACAGGCAAGGGATCAACATCCC TCACAGAGCTGAGTATCTACCCAGCATTTCTTGCTCTGCCTGCCTACTGTGCGGACGCACCAGGGGAT aggaggagagcacCCCCAGCCTGCCGTTACCCGCTGGTGATTCCTCTCCACCGTCACCTGCTCCTGTTCCACAGG GTTCGCCTGCCACAGGTGACGAGTGAGTCATACCTGCTGGTGTGTGCAGAAGGGGGGGAGGTCCAAGCCTGGAAGAGACACTGTTATACTGAGCTCTCCTGA
- the LOC120802153 gene encoding myotonin-protein kinase isoform X1: MSTGPGLVAPDLAEGPQTTGPVGLQTLLDLLVGVYQEFYSSPFAREKYVSGFLQWAEPLVRQVKKTRIKREDFLILKVIGRGTFSEVAVARMRSTQQVYAMKIMNKWDMLRRGETACYQEEREVLLKGDRRWITELHYAFQDDNYLYLVMDYYVGGDLLTLLSKFGDRIPEDMAQFYLAEMVMAIDSVHRLGYVHRDIKPDNILLTADGHIRLGDFGSCLRLLEDGMVHSSLAVGTPDYLSPEILRAVEGGGGYGLECDWWALGICAYEMLLGTTPFYAESISETYAKIIHFQEYFEFPPSGPEISDNARSFITGLICEREIRLGRKGSSDFRGHQFFCGLDWGSLHKLSAPFLPEVSNPTDTSNFDILDDCLSEMETLSDVMDRAPIGVHLAFVGYSYTATSQTGAMDRSQDIMMQIDPTRLRECESLYVPEKLSQLLHLTDTLPDDLPALLELPLALEQGRAASTHTTTEEEEDTDEISGLDEDLQRRLQVAERRYCELEKEMERLKGEMQDWRTPKKTEEESTPSLPLPAGDSSPPSPAPVPQGTDKIQNCNQSFAFFGFECNTDIFMPLMCFVVVCGRLLHHQWSSV, translated from the exons ATGTCAACCGGCCCTGGCCTTGTTGCACCTGACCTGGCCGAGGGCCCCCAGACCACAGGACCTGTTGGGCTCCAGACCCTGTTGGACCTACTGGTGGGTGTCTATCAGGAGTTTTACTCCTCACCCTTTGCAAGGGAGAAGTATGTCTCTGGTTTCCTGCAATGGG CTGAGCCCTTGGTGAGGCAGGTGAAGAAGACTCGCATCAAAAGAGAAGACTTTCTCATCCTTAAGGTGATTGGCCGAGGCACATTCAGTGAG GTAGCTGTGGCGAGAATGCGAAGCACACAACAAGTGTACGCTATGAAGATTATGAATAAGTGGGACATGCTGAGGCGAGGAGag ACAGCATGTTaccaggaggagagggaggttTTACTGAAGGGGGACAGACGCTGGATCACAGAATTGCACTATGCCTTTCAGGATGACAACTATCTG TACCTGGTGATGGATTACTATGTTGGGGGGGACCTGTTGACACTGCTCAGTAAATTTGGAGACCGGATCCCTGAGGACATGGCTCAGTTCTACCTGGCTGAGATGGTCATGGCCATTGACTCTGTCCACAGACTGGGTTATGTTCACAG AGATATCAAACCTGACAACATCCTGCTGACAGCTGATGGACACATCAGACTAGGGGACTTTGGTTCCTGTCTGAGGCTCCTAGAGGATGGGATG GTTCACTCGTCCCTAGCAGTCGGGACCCCTGACTATTTGTCTCCAGAGATTTTAAGAGCAGTAGAAGGAGGCGGAGGTTATGGTCTTGAATGTGACTGGTGGGCTTTGGGTATCTGTGCCTATGAAATGCTGCTGGGAACCACGCCTTTCTACGCAGAGTCCATCTCTGAAACATATGCTAAGATCATCCACTTTCAg GAGTATTTCGAGTTCCCTCCATCTGGTCCTGAGATTTCAGACAATGCTCGATCCTTCATCACTGGACTCATCTGTGAGAGGGAAATCCGTCTGGGGAGGAAAGGCTCCAGTGACTTCAGAGGCCACCAGTTCTTCTGTGGACTAGACTGGGGTTCCCTGCATAAACTCTCTGCCCCCTTCCTACCCGAAGTATCCAATCCAACTGACACCTCCAACTTTGACATTCTGGATGACTGTCTTAGTGAAATG GAAACGCTGTCTGATGTAATGGACAGAGCACCAATAGGTGTACACTTGGCTTTTGTTGGATATTCTTACACCGCTACCAG TCAGACAGGTGCCATGGACCGCAGTCAAGACATCATGATGCAGATTGACCCCACGAGGCTCAGGGAGTGTGAGAGTCTGTACGTGCCAGAAAAACTG AGCCAGCTGTTGCATCTCACAGATACTCTACCAGATGACCTCCCTGCGTTGCTGGAGCTCCCACTCGCTCTGGAACAAGGTCGTGCTGCATCCACCCACACCACcaccgaggaggaggaggacactgACGAAATATCAGGACTTGATGAAGACTTGCAGCG CAGGTTACAAGTAGCAGAGAGGAGATATTGTGAActggagaaagaaatggagagattGAAGGGGGAGATGCAGGACTGGAGAACCCCCAAGAAAACAG aggaggagagcacCCCCAGCCTGCCGTTACCCGCTGGTGATTCCTCTCCACCGTCACCTGCTCCTGTTCCACAGGGTACAGACAAAATCCAAAACTGTAATCAgtcatttgctttctttggttttgaatgtaatactgacatttttatgccGTTGATGTGTTTTGTAGTTGTATGTGGGAGATTACTTCATCACCAGTGGTCTAGTGTTTAG
- the LOC120802153 gene encoding myotonin-protein kinase isoform X2 has product MSTGPGLVAPDLAEGPQTTGPVGLQTLLDLLVGVYQEFYSSPFAREKYVSGFLQWAEPLVRQVKKTRIKREDFLILKVIGRGTFSEVAVARMRSTQQVYAMKIMNKWDMLRRGETACYQEEREVLLKGDRRWITELHYAFQDDNYLYLVMDYYVGGDLLTLLSKFGDRIPEDMAQFYLAEMVMAIDSVHRLGYVHRDIKPDNILLTADGHIRLGDFGSCLRLLEDGMVHSSLAVGTPDYLSPEILRAVEGGGGYGLECDWWALGICAYEMLLGTTPFYAESISETYAKIIHFQEYFEFPPSGPEISDNARSFITGLICEREIRLGRKGSSDFRGHQFFCGLDWGSLHKLSAPFLPEVSNPTDTSNFDILDDCLSEMETLSDVMDRAPIGVHLAFVGYSYTATSQTGAMDRSQDIMMQIDPTRLRECESLYVPEKLSQLLHLTDTLPDDLPALLELPLALEQGRAASTHTTTEEEEDTDEISGLDEDLQRLQVAERRYCELEKEMERLKGEMQDWRTPKKTEEESTPSLPLPAGDSSPPSPAPVPQGTDKIQNCNQSFAFFGFECNTDIFMPLMCFVVVCGRLLHHQWSSV; this is encoded by the exons ATGTCAACCGGCCCTGGCCTTGTTGCACCTGACCTGGCCGAGGGCCCCCAGACCACAGGACCTGTTGGGCTCCAGACCCTGTTGGACCTACTGGTGGGTGTCTATCAGGAGTTTTACTCCTCACCCTTTGCAAGGGAGAAGTATGTCTCTGGTTTCCTGCAATGGG CTGAGCCCTTGGTGAGGCAGGTGAAGAAGACTCGCATCAAAAGAGAAGACTTTCTCATCCTTAAGGTGATTGGCCGAGGCACATTCAGTGAG GTAGCTGTGGCGAGAATGCGAAGCACACAACAAGTGTACGCTATGAAGATTATGAATAAGTGGGACATGCTGAGGCGAGGAGag ACAGCATGTTaccaggaggagagggaggttTTACTGAAGGGGGACAGACGCTGGATCACAGAATTGCACTATGCCTTTCAGGATGACAACTATCTG TACCTGGTGATGGATTACTATGTTGGGGGGGACCTGTTGACACTGCTCAGTAAATTTGGAGACCGGATCCCTGAGGACATGGCTCAGTTCTACCTGGCTGAGATGGTCATGGCCATTGACTCTGTCCACAGACTGGGTTATGTTCACAG AGATATCAAACCTGACAACATCCTGCTGACAGCTGATGGACACATCAGACTAGGGGACTTTGGTTCCTGTCTGAGGCTCCTAGAGGATGGGATG GTTCACTCGTCCCTAGCAGTCGGGACCCCTGACTATTTGTCTCCAGAGATTTTAAGAGCAGTAGAAGGAGGCGGAGGTTATGGTCTTGAATGTGACTGGTGGGCTTTGGGTATCTGTGCCTATGAAATGCTGCTGGGAACCACGCCTTTCTACGCAGAGTCCATCTCTGAAACATATGCTAAGATCATCCACTTTCAg GAGTATTTCGAGTTCCCTCCATCTGGTCCTGAGATTTCAGACAATGCTCGATCCTTCATCACTGGACTCATCTGTGAGAGGGAAATCCGTCTGGGGAGGAAAGGCTCCAGTGACTTCAGAGGCCACCAGTTCTTCTGTGGACTAGACTGGGGTTCCCTGCATAAACTCTCTGCCCCCTTCCTACCCGAAGTATCCAATCCAACTGACACCTCCAACTTTGACATTCTGGATGACTGTCTTAGTGAAATG GAAACGCTGTCTGATGTAATGGACAGAGCACCAATAGGTGTACACTTGGCTTTTGTTGGATATTCTTACACCGCTACCAG TCAGACAGGTGCCATGGACCGCAGTCAAGACATCATGATGCAGATTGACCCCACGAGGCTCAGGGAGTGTGAGAGTCTGTACGTGCCAGAAAAACTG AGCCAGCTGTTGCATCTCACAGATACTCTACCAGATGACCTCCCTGCGTTGCTGGAGCTCCCACTCGCTCTGGAACAAGGTCGTGCTGCATCCACCCACACCACcaccgaggaggaggaggacactgACGAAATATCAGGACTTGATGAAGACTTGCAGCG GTTACAAGTAGCAGAGAGGAGATATTGTGAActggagaaagaaatggagagattGAAGGGGGAGATGCAGGACTGGAGAACCCCCAAGAAAACAG aggaggagagcacCCCCAGCCTGCCGTTACCCGCTGGTGATTCCTCTCCACCGTCACCTGCTCCTGTTCCACAGGGTACAGACAAAATCCAAAACTGTAATCAgtcatttgctttctttggttttgaatgtaatactgacatttttatgccGTTGATGTGTTTTGTAGTTGTATGTGGGAGATTACTTCATCACCAGTGGTCTAGTGTTTAG
- the LOC120802153 gene encoding myotonin-protein kinase isoform X3, with protein MSTGPGLVAPDLAEGPQTTGPVGLQTLLDLLVGVYQEFYSSPFAREKYVSGFLQWAEPLVRQVKKTRIKREDFLILKVIGRGTFSEVAVARMRSTQQVYAMKIMNKWDMLRRGETACYQEEREVLLKGDRRWITELHYAFQDDNYLYLVMDYYVGGDLLTLLSKFGDRIPEDMAQFYLAEMVMAIDSVHRLGYVHRDIKPDNILLTADGHIRLGDFGSCLRLLEDGMVHSSLAVGTPDYLSPEILRAVEGGGGYGLECDWWALGICAYEMLLGTTPFYAESISETYAKIIHFQEYFEFPPSGPEISDNARSFITGLICEREIRLGRKGSSDFRGHQFFCGLDWGSLHKLSAPFLPEVSNPTDTSNFDILDDCLSEMETLSDVMDRAPIGVHLAFVGYSYTATSQTGAMDRSQDIMMQIDPTRLRECESLYVPEKLSQLLHLTDTLPDDLPALLELPLALEQGRAASTHTTTEEEEDTDEISGLDEDLQRRLQVAERRYCELEKEMERLKGEMQDWRTPKKTEEESTPSLPLPAGDSSPPSPAPVPQGSPATGDE; from the exons ATGTCAACCGGCCCTGGCCTTGTTGCACCTGACCTGGCCGAGGGCCCCCAGACCACAGGACCTGTTGGGCTCCAGACCCTGTTGGACCTACTGGTGGGTGTCTATCAGGAGTTTTACTCCTCACCCTTTGCAAGGGAGAAGTATGTCTCTGGTTTCCTGCAATGGG CTGAGCCCTTGGTGAGGCAGGTGAAGAAGACTCGCATCAAAAGAGAAGACTTTCTCATCCTTAAGGTGATTGGCCGAGGCACATTCAGTGAG GTAGCTGTGGCGAGAATGCGAAGCACACAACAAGTGTACGCTATGAAGATTATGAATAAGTGGGACATGCTGAGGCGAGGAGag ACAGCATGTTaccaggaggagagggaggttTTACTGAAGGGGGACAGACGCTGGATCACAGAATTGCACTATGCCTTTCAGGATGACAACTATCTG TACCTGGTGATGGATTACTATGTTGGGGGGGACCTGTTGACACTGCTCAGTAAATTTGGAGACCGGATCCCTGAGGACATGGCTCAGTTCTACCTGGCTGAGATGGTCATGGCCATTGACTCTGTCCACAGACTGGGTTATGTTCACAG AGATATCAAACCTGACAACATCCTGCTGACAGCTGATGGACACATCAGACTAGGGGACTTTGGTTCCTGTCTGAGGCTCCTAGAGGATGGGATG GTTCACTCGTCCCTAGCAGTCGGGACCCCTGACTATTTGTCTCCAGAGATTTTAAGAGCAGTAGAAGGAGGCGGAGGTTATGGTCTTGAATGTGACTGGTGGGCTTTGGGTATCTGTGCCTATGAAATGCTGCTGGGAACCACGCCTTTCTACGCAGAGTCCATCTCTGAAACATATGCTAAGATCATCCACTTTCAg GAGTATTTCGAGTTCCCTCCATCTGGTCCTGAGATTTCAGACAATGCTCGATCCTTCATCACTGGACTCATCTGTGAGAGGGAAATCCGTCTGGGGAGGAAAGGCTCCAGTGACTTCAGAGGCCACCAGTTCTTCTGTGGACTAGACTGGGGTTCCCTGCATAAACTCTCTGCCCCCTTCCTACCCGAAGTATCCAATCCAACTGACACCTCCAACTTTGACATTCTGGATGACTGTCTTAGTGAAATG GAAACGCTGTCTGATGTAATGGACAGAGCACCAATAGGTGTACACTTGGCTTTTGTTGGATATTCTTACACCGCTACCAG TCAGACAGGTGCCATGGACCGCAGTCAAGACATCATGATGCAGATTGACCCCACGAGGCTCAGGGAGTGTGAGAGTCTGTACGTGCCAGAAAAACTG AGCCAGCTGTTGCATCTCACAGATACTCTACCAGATGACCTCCCTGCGTTGCTGGAGCTCCCACTCGCTCTGGAACAAGGTCGTGCTGCATCCACCCACACCACcaccgaggaggaggaggacactgACGAAATATCAGGACTTGATGAAGACTTGCAGCG CAGGTTACAAGTAGCAGAGAGGAGATATTGTGAActggagaaagaaatggagagattGAAGGGGGAGATGCAGGACTGGAGAACCCCCAAGAAAACAG aggaggagagcacCCCCAGCCTGCCGTTACCCGCTGGTGATTCCTCTCCACCGTCACCTGCTCCTGTTCCACAGG GTTCGCCTGCCACAGGTGACGAGTGA